A single genomic interval of Natronoarchaeum philippinense harbors:
- the gcvPA gene encoding aminomethyl-transferring glycine dehydrogenase subunit GcvPA yields the protein MLSAVGVDSTEELFDVPESVRFDGDFGIEPRSERAVREEVAAMLGRNDDLVELLGRGHYDHYVPSLVDHISQRAEFLTSYTQYQPEIAQGFLQVLFEYQSLFVELTGLEIVNCSMYDAATALGEAATLADRVRSASGHRVLVPEQLRAERRDVLENYVSGTDLVVEPYPMADGNADRESLADLLDEDAVMVYAETPTVRGTIEEGLSELADLAHDQDALFCLGSDPVALSLLEEPASVGADVVVGDASVLGLPASYGMGLGLFATREEYVRQVPGRLVGASDDADGRRAYTLTLQTREQHIRKERATSNICTNQAWVALRTAIHAAWLGPSGLVEEAERAVTQARDLAARLDAVSGVDAPVNDRHHFREFVARTDRPADDVAAKLVDRGFAVHAIDDHELQICATDHDEATLDEFVAAVEEVLEQ from the coding sequence ATGCTGTCGGCCGTCGGCGTCGACTCGACGGAGGAACTGTTCGACGTACCCGAATCAGTCCGGTTCGACGGCGACTTCGGCATCGAACCGCGGAGCGAGCGAGCGGTCCGGGAGGAAGTGGCCGCGATGCTCGGGCGCAACGACGACCTCGTCGAACTGCTCGGCCGGGGTCACTACGATCACTACGTGCCTTCACTGGTCGATCACATCTCCCAGCGCGCGGAGTTTCTGACCTCCTACACGCAGTACCAACCCGAGATCGCCCAGGGGTTCCTGCAGGTGCTCTTCGAGTACCAATCGCTGTTCGTCGAACTCACCGGGCTGGAGATCGTGAACTGCTCGATGTACGACGCCGCGACCGCGCTGGGCGAGGCGGCGACGCTCGCCGACCGCGTCCGAAGCGCGAGCGGGCATCGGGTGCTCGTCCCCGAGCAGTTGCGCGCCGAGCGCCGGGACGTGCTCGAAAACTACGTCTCGGGCACCGATCTGGTGGTCGAGCCGTACCCGATGGCAGACGGCAACGCCGACCGCGAGTCGCTCGCCGACCTACTCGACGAGGACGCCGTCATGGTGTACGCCGAGACGCCGACGGTTCGAGGGACGATCGAAGAAGGGTTATCCGAACTCGCCGATCTCGCCCACGATCAGGACGCCCTGTTCTGTCTGGGCTCCGACCCAGTGGCGCTCTCGCTACTCGAAGAACCTGCAAGCGTCGGGGCCGACGTGGTCGTCGGCGACGCGAGCGTGCTCGGCCTCCCGGCGAGCTACGGGATGGGGCTGGGCCTCTTTGCCACCCGCGAGGAGTACGTCCGGCAGGTTCCCGGCCGGCTCGTCGGCGCCAGCGACGACGCCGACGGCCGGCGAGCGTACACGCTCACCTTGCAGACGCGCGAGCAACACATCCGCAAGGAGCGAGCGACGAGCAACATCTGCACCAATCAGGCGTGGGTCGCGCTCCGAACGGCGATCCACGCCGCGTGGCTCGGGCCGTCGGGACTGGTCGAGGAAGCCGAACGCGCCGTCACGCAGGCCCGGGATCTCGCAGCCCGTCTCGACGCCGTTTCGGGCGTCGACGCGCCGGTCAACGACCGGCATCACTTCCGTGAGTTCGTCGCCCGAACCGACCGGCCCGCCGATGATGTGGCGGCGAAACTGGTCGATCGGGGCTTTGCGGTCCACGCCATCGACGACCACGAGCTACAGATCTGTGCGACCGACCACGACGAGGCGACGCTCGACGAGTTCGTCGCCGCGGTCGAGGAGGTGCTAGAGCAGTGA
- the gcvPB gene encoding aminomethyl-transferring glycine dehydrogenase subunit GcvPB: MNYDQARWTRDDEDIYEPLLSEKDETTVDIGANAADESSDDADSSPLPDDLTRDELTLPELSEPELARHYTRLSQMTYGVDSGPYPLGSCTMKYNPKFTEDVAALSDAAVHPDRPERRQQGSLELLHRLQDYLGRIGGMDAVSLQPPAGAAGEFTGILVARAYHEHNGEGHRNEVIVPESAHGTNFASAALGGYDVVELPGGEDGRVDLDALSGALSENTAALMLTNPNTLGLFERDIEEIAEMVHDVGGLLYYDGANLNALLGRARPGDMGFDVMHYNVHKTFATPHGGGGPGAGPIGVAEKLVPFLPAPRVRTGEMGYERFEPEHSIGKVHGFDGNWLVLVKAYAYIARLGDAGLADASAKAVLNANYLAEQIDLDVPYGPFHHEFVASAGDRDAAEVAKRMLDYGVHPPTTKWPEIVPEALMTEPTEIESKDSLDQLAAAFDAVAADDAEAMAEAPTRTAARRIDQTAAARDLRLSWQTLDSD, from the coding sequence GTGAACTACGATCAAGCGCGCTGGACCAGAGACGACGAGGACATCTACGAGCCGCTGCTCTCCGAGAAAGACGAGACGACCGTCGATATCGGCGCGAACGCCGCCGACGAGAGCAGTGACGACGCCGACAGTTCACCGCTGCCCGACGATCTGACGCGGGACGAGCTGACGCTGCCCGAACTCTCGGAGCCCGAACTCGCGCGTCACTACACGCGGCTCTCGCAGATGACCTACGGCGTCGACAGCGGGCCCTACCCGCTTGGGAGCTGTACGATGAAGTACAACCCCAAGTTCACCGAGGACGTGGCCGCGCTGTCCGACGCCGCGGTCCACCCCGATCGACCGGAGCGACGCCAGCAGGGCTCACTAGAACTTCTGCACCGACTGCAGGACTACCTTGGCCGGATCGGCGGGATGGACGCCGTTTCGCTCCAGCCGCCCGCCGGTGCCGCGGGCGAGTTCACCGGCATCCTCGTCGCGCGAGCGTACCACGAGCACAACGGCGAAGGGCATCGAAACGAGGTGATCGTCCCCGAGAGCGCTCACGGAACGAACTTCGCGAGCGCCGCGCTGGGCGGGTACGACGTGGTCGAACTGCCCGGCGGCGAGGACGGGCGCGTCGACCTCGACGCGCTTTCGGGTGCGCTCTCGGAGAATACGGCGGCGCTGATGCTGACCAACCCCAACACCCTCGGGTTGTTCGAGCGCGACATCGAGGAGATCGCCGAGATGGTCCACGATGTCGGCGGCCTGCTGTACTACGACGGCGCGAACCTCAACGCCCTGCTCGGGCGCGCTCGCCCCGGCGACATGGGCTTCGACGTGATGCACTACAACGTCCACAAGACGTTTGCGACGCCACACGGCGGCGGCGGGCCCGGCGCGGGCCCCATCGGCGTCGCCGAGAAGCTGGTGCCGTTCCTGCCCGCGCCCCGCGTTCGGACCGGCGAGATGGGCTATGAACGCTTCGAGCCCGAGCACTCGATCGGCAAGGTCCACGGGTTCGACGGCAACTGGCTCGTCCTCGTGAAGGCCTACGCCTACATCGCCCGACTTGGCGACGCCGGCCTCGCCGACGCCAGCGCGAAGGCCGTGCTCAACGCCAACTACCTCGCCGAGCAGATCGACCTCGACGTTCCCTACGGGCCGTTCCACCACGAGTTCGTCGCCAGCGCGGGCGACCGCGACGCCGCCGAAGTCGCAAAGCGAATGCTCGACTACGGCGTCCATCCGCCGACGACCAAGTGGCCCGAGATCGTCCCCGAAGCGCTGATGACCGAGCCGACCGAGATCGAGAGCAAGGACTCGCTCGATCAGCTAGCGGCCGCGTTCGACGCCGTCGCGGCCGACGACGCCGAAGCGATGGCCGAAGCCCCCACCCGAACCGCTGCCCGCCGGATCGACCAGACGGCAGCGGCGCGGGACCTGCGACTCTCTTGGCAGACGCTGGACAGCGATTGA
- the nikR gene encoding nickel-responsive transcriptional regulator NikR, producing the protein MTVVSVSMPEELLERIDEFSEDHGYTGRSEVIREASRNLLGEFEDKRLEDKDLMGVVTVVFDYETTSVEERMMHLRHEHEDLVASNFHSHVGDSYCMELFILEGTLDDISAFVGRIRATQDTLSVDYSVLPVDEFSQAFV; encoded by the coding sequence ATGACCGTCGTCAGCGTCTCGATGCCCGAGGAACTACTCGAACGGATCGACGAATTTTCCGAGGATCACGGGTACACCGGCCGCAGCGAAGTAATCCGGGAGGCCTCCCGAAACCTGCTCGGCGAGTTCGAGGACAAGCGACTGGAGGACAAGGACCTGATGGGCGTCGTGACGGTCGTCTTCGACTACGAGACGACCAGCGTCGAGGAACGGATGATGCACCTGCGCCACGAACACGAGGACCTCGTCGCCTCGAACTTCCACAGCCACGTCGGCGACAGCTACTGCATGGAGCTGTTCATTCTCGAGGGAACGCTCGACGACATCTCGGCGTTCGTCGGGAGAATCAGAGCGACCCAAGATACGCTCTCGGTCGATTACTCGGTGTTACCGGTCGACGAGTTCTCGCAAGCGTTCGTGTAG
- a CDS encoding DUF7838 family putative zinc beta-ribbon protein: MELDQYCPQCEAERTFWLAASTELHLGKKTKWRCPECNYGFVQIDDTVDTSASA, encoded by the coding sequence ATGGAACTGGACCAGTACTGTCCGCAGTGTGAAGCCGAGCGCACGTTCTGGCTCGCCGCGAGCACGGAACTGCATCTCGGGAAGAAAACGAAGTGGCGCTGTCCAGAGTGTAACTACGGCTTCGTGCAGATTGACGACACGGTCGACACCAGCGCCTCGGCCTGA
- a CDS encoding ABC transporter substrate-binding protein — protein sequence MNNTTRDRRGPSRRTYLQSLGALAAGALAGCTSSTSTPESDGGAYSVTLAPMGEIEFDDVPNDVFTIYPQYVDMAVALGHGDAINSMFATEMAGTTMNHYYEHLDGVSFEWDNLTNPLSGEFSRELVYEQESDLHLADPAWVVTQSNWDQSKVKSIGDQLGPWFGNFYSGTHDDPPEAYRDQYEYYSLWELFGKVAQVFDETERYEAIKSIYDDTLATITKNLPPESERPTAVRVTYSAQTDQFFTYHLNKPGYWLADTRPLGATDAFADQDWEQLWGTVDYETMLEADPDVILHLWGLTPRDDMAEVRSQLENDASGQKLTAVQNDRVYAAGMRYQGPIMNLFQLEMGAKQLYPEQFGEWPGTPDGGSAYPEIPEGERLFDRQELADVINGS from the coding sequence ATGAACAATACGACGCGAGACCGCAGAGGGCCATCCCGGCGAACGTATCTTCAGTCCCTTGGCGCGCTCGCCGCCGGCGCACTCGCAGGTTGTACGAGTAGTACGTCCACACCGGAATCCGACGGGGGCGCCTACTCCGTTACACTGGCGCCGATGGGTGAGATAGAGTTCGACGACGTGCCAAACGACGTGTTCACCATCTACCCCCAGTACGTCGACATGGCGGTCGCGCTGGGTCACGGAGACGCCATCAACTCGATGTTCGCCACGGAGATGGCGGGAACGACGATGAACCACTACTACGAGCACCTCGACGGCGTCTCCTTCGAGTGGGACAACCTGACGAATCCGCTCAGCGGAGAGTTTAGCCGGGAGTTGGTGTACGAGCAGGAAAGCGACCTGCATCTCGCCGATCCCGCGTGGGTCGTCACCCAGAGCAACTGGGACCAGTCGAAGGTCAAGTCGATCGGCGATCAGCTTGGGCCGTGGTTCGGGAACTTCTACAGCGGCACCCACGACGACCCGCCGGAAGCCTACCGAGACCAGTACGAGTACTACAGCCTCTGGGAGCTGTTCGGCAAGGTCGCTCAGGTGTTCGACGAAACCGAGCGCTACGAGGCGATCAAGTCAATCTACGACGACACCCTCGCAACGATCACCAAGAACCTGCCGCCCGAAAGCGAGCGACCGACCGCGGTTCGGGTCACTTACAGCGCGCAGACGGACCAGTTTTTCACCTACCATCTCAACAAGCCCGGCTACTGGCTGGCCGACACGCGTCCGCTCGGTGCGACGGACGCGTTCGCGGACCAAGACTGGGAGCAGCTGTGGGGCACCGTCGACTACGAGACGATGCTCGAAGCCGACCCGGACGTGATCTTGCATCTGTGGGGCCTGACCCCGCGAGACGACATGGCAGAAGTGCGAAGCCAACTCGAAAACGACGCGTCTGGACAGAAACTCACCGCCGTCCAGAACGACCGCGTGTACGCCGCCGGGATGCGCTATCAGGGACCGATCATGAACCTGTTCCAGCTCGAGATGGGCGCAAAGCAGCTCTACCCCGAACAGTTCGGCGAGTGGCCGGGAACACCCGACGGCGGGAGTGCGTACCCGGAAATTCCCGAAGGCGAACGGCTCTTTGACCGGCAAGAGTTGGCCGACGTAATTAACGGAAGCTGA
- a CDS encoding cob(I)yrinic acid a,c-diamide adenosyltransferase, translating to MKIYTGRGDEGMTDLRDMSRVSKTSARIEAYGTVDELNALLGTVRPTGHDDVDDHLETVQNHLHVVQADLANPNPDDDDPVVESGHTNQLEALIDSYDDELDPLEQFILPGGADSGASLHHARTVCRRAERRAVALAAEETINDDAVEYLNRLSDALFVLARVVNKRDGVREENPEY from the coding sequence ATGAAGATATACACCGGCCGCGGCGACGAGGGGATGACCGACCTGCGAGATATGTCTCGCGTGTCGAAAACGAGCGCGCGCATCGAGGCCTACGGGACCGTCGACGAACTGAACGCCCTGCTGGGGACCGTCCGGCCGACGGGCCACGACGATGTCGACGACCACCTCGAAACGGTCCAGAACCACCTCCACGTCGTGCAGGCCGACCTCGCCAATCCCAATCCGGACGACGACGATCCCGTAGTCGAGTCCGGCCACACCAACCAGCTGGAGGCGCTGATCGACTCCTACGACGACGAGTTAGACCCACTCGAACAGTTCATCCTGCCGGGCGGAGCTGACAGCGGCGCCAGCCTCCATCACGCGCGGACCGTCTGCCGGCGCGCCGAGCGCCGGGCCGTCGCGCTGGCGGCCGAGGAGACGATCAACGACGACGCCGTCGAGTATCTCAACCGGCTTTCGGACGCGCTGTTCGTCCTCGCGCGCGTAGTGAACAAACGCGACGGCGTCCGCGAGGAAAATCCCGAGTACTAG
- a CDS encoding adenine deaminase C-terminal domain-containing protein, with the protein MKRAQAVALGEAPADLVVAGGRVFLPETGEFRALDVAVCDNEVAALPDDASDVIGEDTRVIDADGRAVLPGFIDAHTHVDTVQTLENAYHYALEGGTTTLVTETSGLGGVFGAEGVEALLAATAYLPITVKATVPPQSLADTFGPARASDSEADELVDLLDDDRIVGVGETDWIHVVGRDSPIERLHERARREGKRNCGHGAGCDGAKLSAFAGAVDNDHEAISTEGVVERVERGIHAIGRYGSVRDDIEAIAGAVDRVGAAELSLSTDGMWPRKLIDEGLMDAVVRRTIDAGVEPADAIPMATLNPARHFGLDDRGSLAPGNAADILIVDDLETVNVTTVVSDGEVVVHNNEVRVAPRSHQYPDRFYDAVDVRTDPEEFRVPADAADADGRVRGIELRDGLVSAETTVEPAVEDGALVAAPERDVAKVALLDRHPDADGTGFTGFLSGYGIERGGVATSMTMEATGVLAVGADDADLRAAAERVDDLGGGWAVVRDGDVIAELPYRVGGCAADLEVEETAKLLDAVENALGTLGVGVDRPLISLASLPFVGVPTMKLTPDGYADVIRQELVGLEL; encoded by the coding sequence ATGAAGCGCGCACAGGCTGTCGCGCTCGGCGAGGCGCCGGCCGATCTGGTCGTCGCCGGCGGGCGCGTCTTCCTTCCGGAAACCGGCGAGTTCCGTGCGCTCGACGTTGCCGTCTGTGACAACGAGGTCGCCGCGCTTCCCGACGACGCGAGCGATGTGATCGGCGAGGACACCCGCGTGATCGACGCCGACGGCCGGGCCGTCCTCCCCGGCTTCATCGACGCGCACACGCACGTCGACACGGTCCAGACGCTCGAAAACGCCTACCACTACGCGCTGGAGGGCGGGACGACGACGCTCGTCACCGAAACCTCGGGACTGGGCGGCGTCTTCGGCGCCGAGGGCGTCGAGGCGCTGCTTGCCGCTACCGCCTATCTGCCGATCACGGTCAAGGCGACCGTCCCGCCACAATCGTTGGCCGACACGTTCGGCCCTGCCCGCGCCAGCGATTCCGAGGCCGACGAACTGGTCGACCTGCTCGACGACGACCGGATCGTCGGCGTCGGCGAGACCGACTGGATCCACGTCGTCGGGCGCGACTCGCCCATCGAGCGCCTCCACGAGCGCGCGCGCCGCGAGGGCAAGCGCAACTGCGGCCACGGCGCGGGCTGTGACGGCGCCAAACTCTCGGCCTTTGCGGGCGCGGTCGACAACGACCACGAGGCGATCTCGACCGAGGGCGTCGTCGAACGCGTCGAACGCGGCATCCACGCGATCGGCCGGTACGGGTCGGTCCGCGACGACATCGAGGCGATCGCCGGGGCGGTCGACCGCGTCGGCGCCGCCGAACTGTCGCTGTCGACCGACGGGATGTGGCCCCGGAAACTGATCGACGAGGGGCTGATGGACGCCGTCGTTCGGCGGACGATCGACGCCGGCGTCGAGCCGGCCGACGCGATCCCGATGGCGACGCTGAATCCGGCGCGTCACTTCGGCCTCGACGACCGGGGAAGCCTCGCGCCCGGCAACGCCGCGGACATCCTGATCGTCGACGACCTCGAAACTGTCAACGTCACGACCGTCGTCAGCGACGGCGAGGTCGTCGTCCACAACAACGAAGTCCGGGTCGCGCCCCGGAGCCACCAGTACCCCGATCGCTTCTACGACGCCGTCGACGTACGGACCGACCCCGAGGAGTTCCGCGTTCCCGCAGACGCCGCCGACGCCGACGGTCGTGTGCGCGGGATCGAACTCCGCGACGGACTGGTGTCGGCCGAAACAACTGTCGAACCCGCAGTTGAGGACGGCGCGCTCGTCGCGGCGCCCGAGCGCGATGTCGCCAAGGTCGCCCTGCTCGACCGCCATCCCGACGCCGACGGCACAGGGTTCACCGGCTTCCTGTCGGGCTACGGCATCGAACGCGGCGGCGTCGCCACGAGCATGACGATGGAAGCGACCGGCGTGCTCGCCGTCGGCGCCGACGACGCCGACCTCCGGGCGGCCGCCGAACGGGTCGACGACCTCGGCGGGGGCTGGGCGGTCGTCCGCGACGGCGACGTGATCGCCGAGCTCCCCTACCGCGTCGGCGGCTGTGCTGCCGATCTGGAGGTCGAAGAAACCGCGAAGCTGCTGGACGCCGTCGAGAACGCGCTCGGCACGCTCGGCGTCGGCGTCGACCGGCCGCTGATCTCGCTGGCGTCGCTCCCGTTCGTCGGCGTCCCGACGATGAAACTCACTCCCGACGGGTACGCTGACGTTATCCGACAGGAACTGGTCGGACTCGAACTCTAG
- a CDS encoding MBL fold metallo-hydrolase — protein sequence MFSRLSIPTPFQVGPVNAYLAGRTIVDPGPDSDESWDALTEGLAARDLAPGDLDRALITHPHPDHFGAAKRLREAGVEVLAAPATAQIVGAFEDRLEYEQSYFSELFAAHGMSESTASTVVDLPQAYLPYAPDCEIDRTLADGETLEVADDTITAEAVEGHAAGELLFTFEAAGGERAIVGDHVLGEVTPNPLLQPPAEQGGERPRVLPAYNDSLETLRTREFDQFLPGHGDRIDDPLGRIDEMLAAHEDRTENVRALVEEPITATAVMEGLFDDLPVTEYFPAMSEAIGHLDVLEARGAVASFEDEDGLVRYEAA from the coding sequence ATGTTCAGCCGGCTCTCGATCCCGACGCCGTTCCAAGTAGGCCCGGTCAACGCCTACCTCGCCGGACGGACGATCGTCGATCCCGGTCCCGACAGCGACGAGTCGTGGGACGCCCTGACCGAGGGGCTCGCGGCCCGCGACCTCGCACCGGGCGATCTCGATCGCGCACTGATAACTCATCCCCATCCCGACCACTTCGGCGCCGCAAAGCGACTTCGTGAGGCCGGCGTCGAGGTGCTCGCCGCCCCTGCGACTGCACAGATCGTCGGGGCGTTCGAAGACCGATTGGAGTACGAGCAGTCCTATTTCAGCGAGCTGTTCGCCGCTCACGGGATGTCCGAATCGACGGCCAGCACGGTCGTCGATCTCCCGCAGGCGTATCTCCCCTACGCGCCGGACTGCGAGATCGACCGGACGCTGGCCGACGGCGAAACGCTCGAAGTCGCCGACGATACCATTACCGCCGAGGCCGTCGAGGGCCACGCCGCGGGCGAGTTGCTGTTTACCTTCGAGGCCGCCGGCGGAGAGCGTGCAATCGTCGGCGACCACGTGCTCGGCGAGGTGACGCCGAACCCGCTCTTGCAACCGCCCGCCGAACAGGGCGGCGAGCGTCCCCGCGTGCTCCCGGCGTACAACGACTCGCTCGAAACGCTCCGGACGCGCGAGTTCGACCAGTTCCTGCCGGGCCACGGCGACCGGATCGACGACCCGCTCGGGCGGATCGACGAGATGCTGGCCGCCCACGAGGACCGCACCGAGAACGTCCGGGCGCTGGTCGAGGAGCCGATCACCGCGACGGCGGTGATGGAGGGGCTGTTCGACGACCTGCCCGTCACGGAGTATTTCCCGGCGATGAGCGAGGCGATCGGCCACCTCGACGTGCTCGAAGCGCGCGGCGCGGTCGCCAGTTTCGAGGACGAGGACGGACTCGTCCGGTACGAGGCAGCATGA
- a CDS encoding DUF7553 family protein, whose product MVNRHFHDARYYLGRTVEHATLGVVETLDPVVAKGRELAGTEDEPEPTRVDRVRTSLHDADERAVEAGRALAGDARRRVRRYRGT is encoded by the coding sequence ATGGTGAACAGGCACTTCCACGATGCGCGGTACTATCTGGGACGCACGGTCGAACACGCGACGCTCGGCGTCGTCGAGACGCTCGATCCCGTCGTAGCGAAAGGCCGCGAACTCGCCGGGACCGAGGACGAACCCGAACCGACCCGTGTCGATCGGGTTCGCACGTCCCTCCACGACGCCGACGAGCGCGCGGTCGAGGCGGGTCGTGCCCTCGCGGGCGATGCCCGCCGTCGCGTCCGGCGATACCGCGGGACGTGA
- a CDS encoding tyrosine-type recombinase/integrase produces MTRNISPQGAVDRYLKERKPEIAESTYHNHKYTLNAFVEWTEEVDIEAVSELDGMYLHEFKLYRREQGINEVTLYGNLCTIRVFVRWLESMELVDEGLAEGMMIPDPDDDARDEMITEETAEKILDYLDKFEYGTLRHALFAVLWTTGFRIGTVRSLDLDDYYPEEHYIEVVHRPESGTPLKNKVEANREVNLHAWVCEILDDYFEMHRHDVTDDHGRDPLLTTSQGRPARSTLRQQIAGLTRPCHYTGDCPHGRTISDCEANSYKYAQRCPSSVSPHSLRRAAITNWLNEGHRKELIGDRMNVSPKTLDKHYDARTESEKRELRSEQFNIK; encoded by the coding sequence ATGACGCGAAACATCTCACCCCAAGGAGCAGTAGATCGCTACCTGAAAGAACGAAAACCGGAGATCGCTGAATCGACCTATCACAATCACAAATACACGCTCAATGCGTTCGTAGAGTGGACCGAAGAAGTGGACATTGAGGCCGTGTCGGAACTCGACGGGATGTACCTCCACGAGTTCAAACTGTATCGTCGAGAGCAGGGCATCAACGAAGTCACGCTCTACGGCAACCTCTGCACCATCCGCGTATTCGTCCGGTGGTTGGAGTCGATGGAACTCGTTGATGAGGGTCTTGCTGAGGGGATGATGATCCCCGATCCCGACGACGATGCGCGCGACGAGATGATCACCGAGGAGACTGCGGAGAAGATTCTTGATTACTTAGACAAGTTCGAGTACGGAACGCTCCGCCACGCACTCTTTGCCGTACTGTGGACGACGGGCTTCCGAATCGGAACGGTCCGGTCACTCGATCTTGACGATTACTATCCAGAGGAGCACTACATTGAGGTCGTGCATCGCCCTGAATCGGGTACGCCGCTCAAGAACAAAGTCGAGGCAAATCGAGAGGTGAATCTCCACGCTTGGGTCTGTGAAATATTGGACGACTACTTCGAGATGCATCGACACGACGTGACGGACGATCACGGACGGGACCCTCTACTCACAACTTCGCAGGGTCGTCCAGCTCGGTCAACGCTACGACAGCAGATTGCCGGGTTGACTCGGCCATGCCACTATACAGGAGATTGTCCGCATGGACGGACGATTTCCGACTGCGAGGCAAACTCCTACAAATACGCTCAACGGTGTCCATCGTCTGTGTCTCCCCACTCGCTTCGACGGGCCGCAATCACCAATTGGCTCAACGAGGGTCATCGGAAAGAACTGATCGGAGATCGAATGAATGTGAGTCCGAAAACGCTCGACAAACACTACGATGCGCGGACAGAGAGTGAAAAGCGTGAACTTCGATCAGAACAATTCAATATAAAATAG
- a CDS encoding AAA family ATPase, whose amino-acid sequence MLVHDVFTPGDYPDYTYVEREQGEYEQDLQFRLQGSASIISLSGPSKSGKSMLLNNVVEKLGYNLVTVHGSNIGSAEDLWSKTLDELTAPQSTEQISSEEEEAIKDGKAGVNTPVVNIGAGGTKRNKESTEQAEVYDRRGLSQVIDLVDINKFVLFIDDAHYIDKQLHAEIAESIKDAYERGMSICVAFIPYRSDDLIRANPDLSGRIDAIKLDYWDISDLMSIGEKGFEKLNLHPPELMLQNLARESIGSPHLMQKLCLELCNEINVLNQKDEMSPMTVESSDIKNVLRKTGNGLDYSTIYDIMSGGAAKRGGQRNIFNFGNRQNGDVYDVIARVIASNPPKLTLDQSEITKKVDDICYNNKPQSGNLTQAIQRVDKWISESNGDEHVFEWVDDRKNLEIPDPYLVFYLRWSDKIDLEPHLH is encoded by the coding sequence ATGTTAGTTCACGACGTTTTTACACCCGGCGACTATCCTGATTATACCTATGTAGAGAGGGAACAAGGAGAGTATGAACAAGACTTACAATTCCGCCTCCAAGGATCTGCCTCTATTATATCTCTCTCTGGCCCATCCAAATCTGGAAAATCAATGTTATTAAATAATGTGGTTGAGAAACTAGGATATAATTTAGTGACTGTTCATGGGTCAAATATAGGGTCTGCAGAGGATCTGTGGTCAAAGACCTTAGATGAATTAACTGCTCCGCAGAGTACTGAACAGATTTCATCAGAAGAAGAAGAAGCAATAAAAGATGGGAAAGCGGGTGTCAATACTCCTGTGGTGAATATTGGAGCCGGAGGAACAAAAAGAAACAAAGAGTCCACTGAACAGGCTGAAGTCTATGACCGAAGAGGCTTGAGTCAAGTGATTGACTTAGTAGATATTAATAAATTTGTGCTGTTTATTGATGATGCTCATTATATTGATAAACAACTTCATGCGGAAATTGCTGAATCTATCAAAGATGCATACGAACGGGGAATGTCTATTTGTGTAGCGTTTATTCCATATCGAAGTGATGATCTGATCCGAGCAAACCCAGACCTTTCAGGCCGAATTGATGCTATCAAGTTAGACTATTGGGACATTTCAGATTTAATGTCAATTGGCGAAAAGGGGTTCGAAAAACTGAATTTACATCCACCGGAGTTGATGTTACAAAACCTCGCACGAGAGTCGATTGGCTCACCACATCTGATGCAGAAGCTATGTTTAGAACTCTGCAATGAGATTAATGTTCTAAATCAGAAAGACGAGATGAGTCCAATGACTGTAGAATCAAGTGACATAAAAAATGTTCTTCGTAAAACGGGGAATGGACTGGATTATTCAACAATATATGATATAATGAGTGGCGGTGCGGCAAAGCGCGGTGGACAGCGGAACATCTTCAATTTTGGGAATAGACAGAATGGGGATGTCTACGATGTGATCGCCCGAGTGATTGCGTCTAACCCGCCAAAACTCACTCTTGATCAATCCGAAATCACTAAAAAAGTTGATGATATTTGTTATAATAACAAACCACAAAGCGGAAATTTGACTCAAGCGATTCAGAGAGTTGATAAGTGGATTTCTGAATCAAATGGAGATGAGCACGTATTTGAGTGGGTTGATGATCGGAAAAATTTAGAAATTCCAGATCCATATCTGGTGTTCTATCTCCGATGGTCAGATAAAATTGATTTAGAACCGCACCTTCATTAG